Proteins encoded in a region of the Tripterygium wilfordii isolate XIE 37 chromosome 21, ASM1340144v1, whole genome shotgun sequence genome:
- the LOC119990146 gene encoding calcium-binding protein KRP1-like, giving the protein MDFDFGDEFQDYFPSMMAGLGAEGFMLELCYGFQLLMDASKGVITFESLKRNCVILGLHDIGDAEIACMLMEGDLDGDGALSQMEFCSLMFRLSPGLNFDGSKQHYRME; this is encoded by the coding sequence ATGGATTTTGATTTTGGAGATGAATTCCAAGACTACTTTCCGTCGATGATGGCGGGTTTGGGGGCAGAAGGGTTTATGCTCGAGCTTTGCTACGGGTTCCAGCTGCTTATGGATGCTAGTAAGGGAGTCATCACTTTTGAGAGCTTGAAGAGGAATTGTGTGATATTAGGTTTGCATGATATTGGAGATGCTGAGATAGCGTGCATGTTGATGGAAGGTGATTTGGATGGAGATGGTGCTTTGAGTCAGATGGAGTTTTGCAGTCTCATGTTTAGGTTAAGTCCtggtttgaattttgatggaTCCAAGCAGCACTACCGGATGGAATGA
- the LOC119988549 gene encoding LOW QUALITY PROTEIN: ABC1 family protein YPL109C, mitochondrial-like (The sequence of the model RefSeq protein was modified relative to this genomic sequence to represent the inferred CDS: deleted 1 base in 1 codon), which yields MSRFVFFGNRRSIAHSFLWNTRPRDIEANNNGEYSIVGISYTLCRLYQRYRITCGGQSPFLLCKVKGSLQRNGGYRSFYALSVENSLPQQAHMAWKRLSQLCSCGGRAVPPIGRIACAVSLALTRSNLVAPGMLAFIIGEFAQTGQTWAEAEYLPSRDSLYMHAQDGHTFLRTFVFSLMEGILVLLRAMYLAMLFTPCVAMAPFAESIGGQFRSTWLHIVHHTLKKAGPAFIKWGQWAATRPDLFAGDLCCELSKLHTSAPAHDFSFARKSVEKAFGRKLDEIFSKFEEVPVASGSVAQVHRATLKYRYPGQQIKPILVAVKVQHPGVGETIKRDFMIINFVAKASNFIPTLKWLRLDESIEQFAVFMMSQVDLAREAAHLSRFIYNFCSWKDVSFPKPLYPLVHPAVLVETYEHGKNVMHYVDELEGHEQIKSALAHIGSHALLKMLLVDNFIHADMHPGNILVRETKSKPPHKPLFGSRPHVIFLDVGMTAELSKRDRANLLEFFKAVALRDGRTAAECTLRLSEHQNCPNPKAFTEEVERSFSLWDSTEGNLVRPSECIQQLLDQVRRHKVNIDGNICTVMVTTLVLEGWQQKLDPGYDVMRTLQTMLFKVD from the exons ATGTCCAG ATTTGTGTTCTTTGGTAACAGGAGGAGTATTGCACATTCTTTTCTATGGAATACGAGGCCTAGAGATATTGAAGCTAATAATAATGGGGAATATTCTATTGTTGGGATCTCATATACCTTGTGCAGATTATATCAAAGGTATAGAATCACTTGTGGAGGACAGTCTCCATTTCTATTATGCAAAGTGAAAGGGAGTTTACAGAGAAATGGTGGTTATAGAAGTTTCTATGCGCTTTCAGTGGAGAATTCCCTTCCACAGCAAGCCCATATGGCTTGGAAGAGGCTTTCCCAATTATGTTCCTGTGGGGGTCGGGCTGTTCCACCAATTGGTAGGATTGCTTGTGCAGTGAGTCTGGCTTTAACAAGATCAAATCTAGTAGCTCCTGGCATGCTTGCATTCATAATAGGGGAGTTTGCTCAGACTGGACAAACATGGGCAGAAGCAGAATATTTGCCCAGTAGGGATTCTCTTTACATGCATGCACAAGATGGGCATACTTTTCTAAGAACATTTGTGTTCTCTCTTATGGAGGGTATACTTGTTCTTCTACGAGCTATGTATTTAGCAATGCTGTTTACACCATGTGTAGCTATGGCTCCATTTGCGGAATCTATTGGGGGTCAGTTTAGGAGTACTTGGCTTCATATTGTCCATCATACACTGAAAAAGGCAGGTCCTGCATTCATTAAATGGGGTCAGTGGGCTGCGACAAGACCAGATCTTTTCGCCGGAGATCTGTGTTGTGAACTCTCAAAACTGCATACTAGTGCACCAGcacatgatttttcttttgcCAGAAAATCTGTTGAGAAAGCATTTGGTCGCAAGCTGGATGAGattttctcaaaatttgaaGAGGTACCTGTGGCATCTGGAAGTGTAGCTCAAGTGCATCGCGCTACTTTGAAGTACAGATATCCAGGTCAGCAGATAAAGCCCATTCTAGTTGCTGTGAAGGTTCAACATCCTGGTGTAGGTGAAACAATCAAAAGGGACTTTATGATAATTAATTTTGTCGCAAAAGCCTCAAATTTTATCCCTACATTGAAATGGTTGAGATTGGATGAAAGCATAGAGCAGTTTGCTGTCTTCATGATGTCTCAAGTTGATCTTGCGAGAGAAGCTGCCCATTTGAGTcgttttatttataatttctgTAGTTGGAAGGATGTCTCCTTCCCAAAACCTCTATAT CCCCTGGTTCACCCGGCTGTCTTGGTGGAAACTTATGAGCatggaaaaaatgtcatgcaCTACGTTGATGAGCTTGAAGGCCATGAACAGATTAAAAGTGCCCTTGCTCACATTGGGAGCCATGCACTTTTGAAGATGCTTTTG GTAGATAATTTCATCCACGCGGACATGCATCCGGGGAATATTCTTGTCCGAGAAACTAAGAGTAAACCACCACATAAACCTCTCTTTGGATCAAGGCCTCATGTCATATTCCTTGATGTAGGCATGACTGCTGAACTTTCTAAGAGAGATCGAGCCAATTTACTGGAGTTCTTTAAGGCTGTCGCCCTTCGAGATGGTCGCACTGCGGCAGAGTGCACTCTTAGGCTATCCGAGCATCAAAATTGCCCGAATCCAAAAGCTTTCACtgag GAAGTAGAAAGATCTTTCAGTTTGTGGGACTCTACAGAAGGTAATCTTGTACGCCCCTCAGAATGCATCCAGCAATTGCTTGATCAAGTTAGACGTCACAAAGTCAATATTGATGGCAACATTTGCACTGTGATGGTGACTACTTTAGTTCTAGAG GGTTGGCAGCAGAAGCTTGATCCAGGCTATGATGTTATGCGCACATTGCAGACGATGCTCTTTAAAGTTGACTAG
- the LOC119988084 gene encoding universal stress protein PHOS32-like → MNLQQHTLDSDHPLLPNIKIHHPSSPRHHHHHHSGATPTPTAGARRKVGVAVDLSDESAYAVRWAVDHYIRPGDAVILLHVSATNVLFGADWGPLSHSSPSKNDRETSSGGLHTDKDGKQNSLSQKDLENFDAFTASKAADLARPLKEAQIPFKIYIVKDHDMKERLCLEVERLGLSAVIMGSRGFGAAMRGSDGKLGSVSDYCVHHCVCPVVVVRYPDDKDGGPTVEEAVVSVKEKGEEETVIRPVPPAAAENTALNRKDA, encoded by the exons ATGAATCTTCAACAACATACACTGGACTCCGATCACCCCCTGCTCCCCAACATCAAGATCCACCATCCCTCATCTccccgccaccaccaccaccaccactccgGCGCCACCCCTACCCCTACTGCCGGGGCCCGCCGCAAGGTTGGCGTGGCCGTCGACCTCTCCGACGAGTCCGCCTACGCTGTCCGCTGGGCCGTCGATCACTATATCCGCCCAGGAGACGCCGTCATTCTCCTCCATGTATCGGCCACGAACGTCCTCTTCGGTGCTGACTGGGGCCCACTCTCCCACTCCAGTCCTTCCAAGAATGACAGAGAGACTTCCTCCGGCGGATTACATACGGACAAAGACGGGAAACAAAATTCTCTGTCTCAGAAAGACCTGGAGAATTTCGACGCGTTCACTGCTTCCAAGGCTGCGGATCTCGCGAGGCCTTTGAAGGAGGCGCAGATACCTTTCAAGATCTACATCGTTAAGGATCATGATATGAAGGAGAGGCTGTGCTTGGAGGTGGAGAGGCTTGGATTGAGCGCTGTGATAATGGGGAGCCGAGGGTTTGGAGCTGCTATGAGAGGCAGTGACGGGAAGTTGGGAAGCGTCAGTGATTACTGCGTCCATCATTGTGTGTGTCCCGTTGTGGTGGTGAGGTATCCCGATGATAAGGACGGTGGCCCGACAGTTGAAGAGGCCGTGGTGTCTGTGAAAGAAAAGGGAGAAGAGGAGACCGTGATCAGGCCAGTTCCTCCAGCGGCAGCAGAGAATACGGCATTGAACCGCAAAG ATGCATAG